In one window of Candidatus Sulfuricurvum sp. RIFRC-1 DNA:
- a CDS encoding SLC26A/SulP transporter family protein gives MQLFKSNTFIDDFWGGTAAMLVALPAAIAFGVTIYATIGGHYAAYGAIAGILGVAAIGLVASLLGGTNRLISAPSAPAAAVLSAFALEYIAQDVAPDLVFYMLMVIAFLAGLFQIIFGAVGLGRLIKYMPFPVVSGYLSGVGLYIIAVQTPIFLGLPQGVHFYEALQIPTIWQWQSIVVGIGTIATMMIAERYLKLIPAVIAALVGGSSIYFISAMFDPQLLVANNPFVIGELGGNDGINFLQTLSGRFDMLQNFRWSELSILFFPALTLAALLSIDTLKTCVILDSMTHSFHDSNRELIAQGSGNIVSALIGGMPGSGTMGATMVNISSGAQTRLSGFIEGSMAVIAFLLFATFIAWIPVASLAAILMIIGFRMIDKHSIKLLRTRKTSLDFIIIIAVAVTALFVSLIAAAGIGLLLAIVLYIGQQIGASVIYRHQDGTEVRSRIIRSKEENNILNENGKAFSLYELHGSLFFGTANQLYSMLQEDLRHKKYIIMDMKRVQTVDLTAAHILLQIKDILHDKQGYLLLCRLPHKLPSGDDLESYFNQVGLLKHLSPIKVFDDLDDAVEWAENKIIKNSLIEEKKERLLSLSEFDLFRGRKEETLAEIESLVESRSYKKGDTIYSEGDGTGEIFLIRRGVVRIMLPFSDRKSVHLSTLGQNNFFGEFSFLEGAPHYTDVIAASDTELYVISREAFELFSIHHKKGAYLFMQSLATVLAERLKLTRSELGAEYDV, from the coding sequence ATGCAACTATTTAAATCAAACACATTTATCGATGATTTTTGGGGTGGAACTGCTGCTATGCTGGTGGCATTGCCTGCCGCTATCGCATTTGGGGTGACGATCTATGCGACGATTGGGGGGCATTATGCTGCCTATGGTGCAATAGCTGGGATATTGGGAGTTGCGGCCATAGGGTTGGTTGCCTCGCTTTTAGGGGGGACGAATCGTTTGATATCTGCCCCTAGCGCTCCGGCAGCGGCAGTTTTATCGGCTTTTGCTTTGGAATACATTGCGCAGGACGTTGCACCGGATTTGGTCTTTTATATGTTGATGGTAATCGCTTTTTTAGCCGGTTTATTTCAAATTATTTTTGGAGCGGTTGGGTTAGGACGATTAATTAAATACATGCCTTTTCCGGTTGTAAGCGGATATTTAAGCGGTGTCGGGCTCTATATTATCGCTGTACAAACCCCGATTTTCCTGGGCTTGCCACAAGGTGTCCATTTTTATGAAGCACTGCAGATTCCCACCATCTGGCAATGGCAAAGTATCGTCGTAGGAATAGGAACAATCGCTACGATGATGATTGCCGAGAGGTATTTAAAACTGATTCCGGCAGTCATTGCGGCATTGGTTGGCGGAAGTTCAATCTATTTCATCTCCGCTATGTTTGATCCGCAGCTCCTTGTCGCCAATAACCCCTTTGTCATCGGTGAACTCGGAGGAAACGACGGAATCAATTTTTTACAGACGTTGAGCGGACGATTTGATATGTTGCAGAATTTTAGATGGTCGGAACTCTCCATTCTCTTTTTTCCGGCGTTGACACTTGCGGCACTGCTTTCGATTGACACACTGAAAACCTGTGTAATTCTCGATTCGATGACGCACTCTTTTCATGATTCTAATCGAGAATTAATCGCCCAAGGTTCGGGAAACATCGTTTCAGCACTGATCGGAGGAATGCCGGGATCTGGAACCATGGGTGCCACGATGGTCAACATATCCAGCGGTGCGCAAACACGTCTGTCCGGCTTTATTGAAGGATCGATGGCCGTTATCGCATTTTTGCTGTTTGCGACGTTTATTGCTTGGATTCCGGTAGCTTCTTTGGCTGCGATACTGATGATTATCGGTTTTCGTATGATCGATAAACACAGCATCAAACTTCTTCGCACTCGTAAAACATCATTGGATTTTATCATCATCATTGCCGTTGCCGTTACGGCTCTCTTTGTGAGTCTTATCGCTGCGGCTGGCATTGGATTGCTGCTGGCGATCGTTTTGTACATTGGACAGCAAATCGGGGCTTCGGTCATTTATCGCCATCAAGACGGAACAGAAGTTCGGAGCAGAATTATTCGTAGTAAAGAAGAAAATAATATTTTAAATGAAAATGGGAAGGCATTTTCACTGTATGAACTACATGGAAGCCTATTTTTCGGAACAGCAAATCAGCTTTATTCGATGCTTCAGGAAGATTTACGGCATAAAAAATACATTATAATGGACATGAAACGGGTTCAGACCGTTGATTTAACCGCCGCTCATATTCTCTTGCAGATAAAAGATATTTTGCATGACAAACAAGGTTATCTCCTCTTATGCCGATTACCCCATAAGCTTCCCAGCGGAGATGATTTAGAGAGCTATTTCAACCAAGTAGGTCTATTAAAACACTTGAGTCCGATCAAAGTCTTCGACGATTTGGATGATGCCGTTGAATGGGCTGAAAACAAGATAATTAAAAACTCTTTGATCGAAGAAAAAAAGGAAAGGCTCCTCTCGTTGAGTGAATTTGACCTTTTTAGGGGACGTAAAGAAGAGACACTCGCAGAGATCGAGAGTTTGGTAGAGAGCCGATCCTATAAAAAAGGGGATACCATCTATTCTGAAGGGGATGGAACCGGAGAAATTTTTCTGATTCGACGGGGAGTGGTGCGGATCATGTTGCCCTTTTCGGATCGAAAAAGTGTGCATCTCAGTACGTTGGGGCAAAATAATTTTTTCGGCGAATTTTCCTTTTTAGAAGGGGCTCCGCACTATACCGATGTCATTGCGGCGTCCGATACCGAATTGTATGTCATCTCACGCGAAGCATTTGAGCTATTCTCTATCCATCATAAAAAAGGGGCCTATTTATTTATGCAAAGTCTTGCAACCGTATTAGCGGAGCGGCTGAAGCTGACCCGATCCGAATTGGGGGCAGAATATGATGTTTAA
- a CDS encoding TrkH family potassium uptake protein: MLFGAVLLSLPFAHHGELRFIDALFTSTSAVCVTGLIVKDTPVDFTSFGHIVILTLIQIGGLGYMTAVTFMAVMRKQKINHRDRLILKESLNHPGMDGLVRFIKIVFASIIIIEAIGMVILTLRFWVDMPLGKAAWFGTFHAISAFNNAGFSLFSDNMMGYRGDFVVNITVPLLIILGGLGYMVLLEIYNYRRGQLLRISTHTKIVLYMSGVLILIGMALLLSLEWNNPKSFGSLSTYEKILAAWFASVNYRTAGFNSIDFSTLTDANLFFSTFLMMTGGSPGGTAGGIKTTVVALALIGVWYTLRGDTHAHIFRRSISPYQINKAYAVIFIASIYVVISTIILSEVDRLPFLRILFETTSAFGTVGLSTGNGGVLSYSALFSDAGKLNIIVLMLMGRVGVFAFTIIIVGKALESRIKYAEGKVII, from the coding sequence ATCCTTTTCGGTGCGGTTCTCCTCTCTCTTCCGTTTGCACATCATGGAGAGTTACGCTTTATCGATGCTCTCTTTACTTCCACTTCGGCGGTATGTGTTACCGGTTTGATCGTAAAGGACACCCCCGTAGATTTTACCTCGTTCGGTCATATTGTCATCCTTACCCTGATCCAAATCGGAGGGCTTGGGTATATGACTGCGGTGACCTTTATGGCGGTGATGCGTAAACAAAAGATCAATCACAGAGATCGCCTGATCCTCAAAGAATCCCTTAATCACCCCGGTATGGACGGGTTGGTCCGTTTCATAAAAATTGTATTTGCTTCAATCATTATCATTGAAGCGATCGGAATGGTGATCTTAACTCTCCGTTTCTGGGTCGATATGCCGTTAGGAAAAGCGGCTTGGTTTGGAACGTTTCATGCGATTTCTGCGTTTAACAATGCCGGTTTTTCTCTCTTTAGCGATAATATGATGGGGTACCGTGGTGATTTCGTGGTTAACATTACCGTCCCTTTGCTGATTATTCTCGGTGGTTTGGGATATATGGTACTGCTTGAAATTTACAATTATCGACGCGGACAGCTATTGCGTATCTCAACCCATACAAAAATTGTTCTCTATATGAGTGGGGTCTTGATTCTTATCGGAATGGCACTGCTCCTCTCGCTGGAGTGGAATAATCCAAAATCATTCGGATCGTTAAGTACCTATGAGAAGATTTTAGCGGCATGGTTCGCATCCGTCAACTATCGAACTGCCGGCTTTAACAGCATCGACTTTTCCACTCTCACCGATGCGAACCTCTTTTTCTCTACCTTTTTGATGATGACGGGAGGAAGTCCGGGAGGAACAGCCGGAGGGATTAAAACGACGGTTGTGGCACTTGCCCTGATCGGTGTATGGTATACGCTCAGAGGTGATACGCACGCTCATATTTTTCGCCGTTCTATCTCACCCTATCAGATCAATAAAGCGTATGCCGTTATTTTTATTGCCTCCATCTATGTTGTCATTTCAACGATTATTTTAAGCGAAGTGGACCGTTTGCCCTTTTTGCGGATCTTGTTTGAAACAACCTCTGCGTTTGGCACGGTAGGGTTATCGACCGGAAACGGCGGTGTTTTAAGCTATAGCGCACTTTTTAGTGATGCGGGAAAACTTAACATTATCGTCTTAATGCTCATGGGAAGAGTTGGTGTATTTGCATTTACCATCATTATCGTCGGAAAAGCTCTGGAGAGCCGAATCAAATATGCAGAAGGAAAGGTTATTATATAA
- a CDS encoding FAD-binding oxidoreductase gives MYDAIIIGAGINGCCSAYFLHRAGLRVALVDEAGIASGGSGAAGAFISPKISKAGELKEIMGEAHAEALAFYTANFPEFTLTKPLLHIANSPQEGGKVTAFKRESTLEQTAMSEGLRSLLSDEALQCESIYFSHGAVVDAQGVCCALSNGVDFFCFKAENITHQNSTWHVGELRAKHLILSIGAYPKLLPIDYVGLRGIWGHRIDIQTSTAIPSILHHHVSISPTTKEGIVAIGATHDVHYSPFSGEPYEREEGRKILLKKASKTLKLNNINIMKDYMGLRSGSNDYLPMLGRLVESDATLQKYPHMRHGEAIDPSEYIYYPNLTMINGSGGYGFVLAPYLAKRLKEYIVDGVSIDPILSPSRFFPRWAKRKKNQS, from the coding sequence ATGTATGACGCCATTATAATCGGTGCCGGGATAAACGGTTGTTGCAGTGCCTATTTTCTTCATCGCGCAGGATTACGGGTAGCCCTTGTGGATGAAGCGGGAATTGCTTCGGGCGGCAGCGGGGCGGCTGGAGCATTTATATCTCCCAAAATCTCGAAAGCAGGTGAGCTCAAAGAGATCATGGGTGAAGCTCACGCAGAAGCATTAGCGTTTTATACTGCAAATTTCCCCGAGTTTACCCTCACAAAACCGCTTCTTCATATCGCTAATTCTCCACAAGAGGGGGGAAAAGTAACAGCATTCAAACGTGAGAGCACTCTAGAACAAACCGCCATGAGTGAGGGACTACGTTCTCTTCTCAGTGATGAAGCGCTGCAGTGCGAATCGATCTATTTTTCCCATGGTGCAGTTGTCGATGCTCAAGGCGTGTGTTGCGCATTATCCAACGGCGTTGATTTTTTTTGCTTCAAAGCAGAGAATATTACCCATCAAAATAGTACTTGGCATGTAGGAGAATTACGTGCAAAGCATTTAATCCTCTCTATCGGCGCTTATCCCAAACTTCTGCCGATCGACTACGTTGGGCTTCGTGGTATTTGGGGACATCGCATCGATATACAGACCTCTACCGCTATCCCCTCGATTTTGCATCATCATGTTTCCATTTCACCGACAACGAAAGAGGGGATTGTCGCCATCGGTGCTACGCATGATGTTCACTATTCCCCATTTTCCGGGGAGCCATACGAGAGAGAGGAAGGGAGAAAAATACTCCTTAAAAAAGCCTCTAAAACACTAAAATTAAATAATATTAATATAATGAAAGACTACATGGGACTTCGTTCCGGTTCAAACGATTATCTGCCGATGCTGGGACGTTTGGTGGAGTCTGATGCGACACTACAAAAATATCCCCATATGCGTCATGGAGAGGCGATCGATCCATCCGAATATATCTACTATCCTAATCTTACAATGATAAATGGATCAGGCGGGTATGGTTTTGTCCTCGCTCCGTATCTGGCTAAGCGGTTAAAAGAGTACATTGTGGATGGAGTGAGCATCGATCCTATCCTCTCACCGTCACGTTTCTTTCCGCGTTGGGCAAAACGGAAAAAAAATCAATCGTAA
- a CDS encoding HAD family hydrolase: MKNIALFDMDGTLIDSGLDITLSINHVRLECYDLKPLSVQAVIDAINAPVRNLAEIFYGNPIYEKRARDLFECHYHDQCIQNVKPYEGIPALLEKLHQNGYLMGVATNAPSVFAKRMLEYLGLNSYFRLIIGADEVESPKPHPQMLNRHLEHYEFRSGTDYAWMIGDNSKDMEAASRAGIPSVFAGWGFSSEGKGDYYASSPETLYDIICKKG; this comes from the coding sequence ATGAAAAACATTGCCCTCTTCGATATGGACGGAACGCTAATCGATTCGGGTTTAGATATAACCCTCTCGATTAATCATGTCCGGTTAGAGTGCTACGATCTTAAACCGCTCAGTGTTCAGGCCGTTATCGATGCAATAAATGCTCCCGTACGTAATTTAGCTGAGATTTTTTACGGTAATCCTATTTATGAAAAGCGTGCGAGAGACCTTTTTGAATGCCACTATCACGATCAGTGTATCCAAAATGTAAAACCTTACGAAGGAATCCCGGCACTTTTGGAGAAACTTCATCAAAATGGCTATTTGATGGGAGTCGCGACAAATGCTCCGAGTGTTTTTGCCAAACGGATGTTAGAGTATTTGGGACTGAATTCTTATTTTAGGCTCATCATCGGTGCCGATGAAGTGGAGTCCCCGAAACCCCATCCACAGATGCTAAACCGTCATCTCGAACACTACGAATTTCGTTCAGGTACGGATTATGCTTGGATGATCGGTGATAATTCCAAAGATATGGAAGCCGCTTCTCGTGCAGGCATACCCAGTGTATTTGCAGGGTGGGGATTCAGTTCGGAGGGAAAAGGGGATTATTATGCATCTTCACCTGAGACGTTATACGATATCATCTGTAAAAAGGGATAA
- the gltX gene encoding glutamate--tRNA ligase, with protein sequence MLRFAPSPTGDMHIGNLRVALFNYISAVQREEPLLIRIEDTDKERNIPGKEKEIFEILALFGIEYQEQQLQSNNLRFHRAMALQLLQDKKAFNCFCTPETLEEKREASKEGKVAYRYDGACENLHPEEVIDNPLPFTIRLKKPEHSITVTDIIKGESTFAADDIDSFILMRADKYPTYNFACAVDDMLADVSLIIRGEDHLSNTPKQMAIHEALGYTKKIEYAHLPIILGNEGKKMSKRDDASSVKWLLEEGFLPEAITNYLILMGNKPPCEIFNLKEAIKWFDLKTLSKAPARFDIDKLKFINREHLRGLDPKELSRYVGFADEEIGNLAKLFLEEASTLKELRAKIGAIFAPKNVPDEYKEGFDILRNLTLKAPHFDDYESYKAYLIEHSGLKGKSLFKPLRILIGGAEHGPEMNDLYTHIKNYLKEVVK encoded by the coding sequence ATGCTTCGTTTTGCCCCAAGCCCGACGGGAGATATGCACATCGGCAATCTCCGCGTCGCATTGTTTAATTATATTTCTGCTGTTCAACGTGAAGAGCCCCTCTTAATCCGTATCGAAGATACCGATAAAGAGCGTAACATTCCCGGTAAAGAGAAAGAGATTTTCGAGATTTTAGCTCTATTTGGGATAGAGTACCAAGAGCAACAACTCCAAAGCAACAACCTACGCTTTCATCGTGCAATGGCGCTTCAACTCCTTCAAGACAAAAAAGCATTCAACTGTTTTTGTACCCCTGAAACCTTAGAAGAAAAACGTGAAGCATCTAAAGAGGGAAAAGTCGCTTATCGTTATGACGGCGCGTGCGAAAACCTTCATCCCGAAGAGGTTATCGACAATCCCCTCCCCTTCACCATTCGTCTTAAAAAACCGGAGCATTCAATCACAGTAACCGACATTATCAAAGGTGAGAGCACTTTTGCCGCCGATGATATCGACAGCTTTATTTTAATGCGTGCCGATAAGTATCCGACGTATAATTTTGCCTGTGCGGTGGATGATATGCTCGCCGATGTCTCTCTCATCATCCGTGGAGAAGATCATCTCTCCAATACCCCTAAGCAAATGGCAATTCACGAAGCGTTGGGATATACTAAAAAGATCGAGTATGCCCACTTGCCGATTATCCTCGGAAACGAGGGGAAAAAAATGTCCAAGCGGGATGATGCCTCAAGTGTTAAATGGCTCCTCGAAGAGGGATTTTTACCGGAAGCAATCACCAATTACCTGATTTTAATGGGGAACAAACCTCCGTGTGAGATTTTTAACCTCAAAGAAGCAATTAAATGGTTTGATTTAAAAACTCTCTCAAAAGCTCCTGCCCGTTTTGATATTGATAAACTCAAATTTATTAACCGCGAACATTTACGAGGACTCGATCCTAAAGAGCTTTCGCGCTATGTCGGTTTTGCCGATGAAGAGATCGGGAACCTCGCAAAGCTATTTTTGGAAGAGGCAAGTACACTTAAAGAGCTTCGTGCTAAAATCGGTGCAATTTTTGCCCCTAAAAATGTCCCGGATGAGTATAAGGAAGGATTTGATATCTTGCGCAATCTGACCCTAAAAGCTCCCCATTTTGATGATTACGAATCGTACAAAGCCTATTTGATAGAACACAGCGGTTTGAAGGGAAAAAGCCTTTTTAAACCGCTTCGTATTCTCATCGGCGGTGCAGAACACGGTCCTGAAATGAACGATTTATACACACATATCAAAAATTATCTCAAAGAGGTGGTCAAATGA
- the hemH gene encoding ferrochelatase: MREAIILLNMGGPNNLNEVEMFLHNMFNDPYIIRTKSNLLRRFIAGMITLTRAEKSQDIYRQIGGKSPLVELTKKLVSALSKAVGPQVIVDFVMRYTPPMAEEVCQRLKEQGIKKVYLIPLYPQYSSTTTQSSIDDFEETAHKIGWDVITVEIKHFFAHETYNRCVVDRIQESLGEENASSFEIIFSAHGLPQNIVDQGDPYQRQVIAHVELIKELMKNMGLNFNGVHLAYQSKVGPMKWLEPSLENTLHTLQNKRAIIVPIAFTIDNSETDFELSIEYAEVAHELGYDEYRVCRCPNDHPLFVQTLKELYEKMR; this comes from the coding sequence ATGAGAGAAGCTATTATACTGCTGAATATGGGTGGACCCAACAACCTGAACGAAGTTGAGATGTTTTTGCACAACATGTTTAACGATCCCTATATCATCCGAACTAAGAGCAATTTACTGCGCCGTTTTATCGCCGGGATGATCACATTAACGCGTGCTGAAAAATCTCAGGATATTTATCGTCAAATCGGGGGAAAATCACCTCTGGTAGAGCTAACGAAAAAACTGGTTTCAGCCTTGTCAAAGGCGGTCGGTCCCCAAGTTATCGTTGATTTCGTCATGCGCTATACTCCACCGATGGCGGAGGAAGTATGTCAACGCCTTAAAGAACAAGGGATAAAAAAAGTCTATTTAATCCCGCTTTATCCTCAATATTCCTCAACGACAACCCAATCTTCGATCGATGATTTTGAAGAAACGGCTCATAAAATAGGGTGGGATGTCATTACGGTAGAGATTAAACATTTTTTTGCGCATGAGACCTATAACCGATGTGTGGTCGATCGTATTCAAGAGTCCTTAGGGGAGGAGAATGCATCGTCATTTGAGATCATTTTCTCCGCCCATGGGTTGCCTCAAAATATCGTCGATCAGGGGGATCCCTATCAGAGACAGGTGATTGCCCATGTCGAATTGATCAAAGAGTTAATGAAAAATATGGGATTGAATTTTAATGGAGTCCATTTGGCCTATCAATCCAAAGTAGGGCCGATGAAATGGCTGGAGCCTTCTTTGGAAAACACGCTTCATACGCTCCAAAACAAACGGGCCATTATCGTCCCAATCGCCTTTACCATCGACAATTCAGAAACCGATTTTGAACTCTCTATCGAATATGCCGAAGTGGCTCATGAACTCGGATACGATGAATATCGTGTCTGCCGCTGTCCAAACGATCATCCTCTTTTTGTCCAAACACTCAAAGAACTCTACGAGAAAATGAGATAA
- a CDS encoding C40 family peptidase, protein MLIRRTVLSLILLTITAQAESQRREPSLFLEYERELKKTNDTIKNEENPFIKASAPIVIAKPTPPTEPVVKEVAFIAPVLRNDKIETNTIGQDEKPFLMVPKPAPIASKAACPEESSKTEESKTKTQKIVKNIKNAKDKLLSHAKDFLGTPYGFGNKDGERTDCSGFTQQVYRQFGISLPRSAAEQAQLGESVSMDDLQVGDLLFYRTYKSDPSHVAIYAGEGQIIHASYSNKKVQYDSIDKDYYKQRFMYAKRLALNDPDYDE, encoded by the coding sequence ATGCTGATTAGACGCACAGTGTTATCGCTGATTTTACTGACAATCACGGCTCAGGCAGAGTCGCAGAGGCGTGAGCCGTCCCTCTTCTTAGAATATGAACGTGAATTAAAAAAAACAAACGATACGATCAAAAACGAAGAGAACCCGTTTATTAAAGCTTCTGCTCCTATAGTCATCGCAAAACCTACTCCGCCAACAGAACCTGTAGTCAAAGAAGTTGCATTCATAGCTCCGGTGTTGAGAAATGATAAAATTGAAACCAATACCATCGGTCAAGATGAAAAGCCTTTTCTCATGGTTCCAAAACCTGCCCCTATTGCTTCCAAAGCTGCTTGTCCCGAAGAATCCTCCAAGACAGAAGAATCTAAAACAAAAACCCAAAAAATCGTCAAAAATATTAAAAACGCCAAAGACAAACTCCTCTCCCACGCTAAAGATTTTCTAGGAACTCCCTATGGCTTTGGAAACAAAGACGGTGAACGTACCGATTGCTCCGGTTTTACTCAGCAAGTCTATCGACAATTCGGTATTTCACTCCCCCGCAGTGCTGCGGAACAAGCACAATTAGGGGAAAGTGTAAGTATGGATGATTTACAAGTAGGTGATCTTCTCTTTTACCGTACCTACAAATCAGACCCTTCACACGTAGCAATCTATGCGGGCGAAGGGCAAATCATCCATGCCTCGTATTCGAATAAAAAAGTACAATATGATTCCATCGACAAAGATTACTACAAGCAACGTTTCATGTACGCCAAACGTTTAGCCCTTAACGATCCTGATTACGACGAGTAA
- a CDS encoding YggT family protein, with product MMSGIISGLGGIVHSLLTVYIWIVIIGALLTWVRPDPYNPIVQIIYRLTQPAYALIRRFIPTVFNGLDLAPIILIVALNIIDVILVNVINAMVMA from the coding sequence ATGATGAGCGGCATTATCTCTGGATTGGGCGGAATCGTCCATTCTCTTCTTACCGTATACATATGGATTGTTATTATCGGAGCACTTTTGACTTGGGTACGCCCTGATCCTTATAATCCGATTGTTCAGATTATTTACCGTCTCACTCAGCCTGCTTACGCATTAATTCGTCGATTCATCCCAACCGTGTTTAATGGTTTGGATTTAGCTCCGATTATTTTGATTGTCGCCCTAAATATCATTGATGTTATCTTGGTTAATGTCATTAATGCGATGGTTATGGCGTGA
- a CDS encoding TrkA family potassium uptake protein, whose protein sequence is MDTFAVLGLGKFGFHVAKGLAQQGLSVIAVDLDEEHVRDINEYVQDAVILDSTDIRALREAGIGNVDVAVVSIGENIEASILTVMALKELGVETVIAKAITTVHGQILSKLGAAKVIYPEMESAKKIVKKMVQNMHYETIDLSITMKIAKLTVPSFWVGTSILSPIFEGEYEVKPIAYKHQGVWYTSFEKDDILEKGDILVVLGNSGHIEALSKKV, encoded by the coding sequence ATGGATACATTTGCGGTTTTAGGTTTAGGGAAATTTGGATTTCACGTTGCCAAAGGGTTGGCACAACAGGGGCTGAGTGTTATTGCCGTTGATTTGGATGAAGAACATGTTCGGGACATCAACGAATACGTACAAGATGCCGTTATTCTCGATTCAACGGATATACGGGCACTGCGCGAAGCGGGAATCGGTAATGTCGATGTAGCGGTCGTGAGTATCGGAGAAAACATTGAAGCGAGTATCCTCACAGTTATGGCGCTCAAAGAGTTAGGGGTAGAAACCGTCATTGCCAAAGCGATTACGACCGTACACGGACAAATTCTCTCCAAACTCGGTGCGGCAAAGGTGATCTATCCCGAGATGGAATCGGCAAAAAAGATTGTTAAAAAAATGGTGCAGAATATGCATTACGAAACGATTGACCTCTCGATCACCATGAAAATTGCCAAGCTTACCGTCCCCTCTTTTTGGGTTGGTACTTCAATCCTCTCTCCAATATTCGAGGGGGAATACGAGGTTAAACCGATTGCCTATAAACATCAAGGCGTCTGGTACACTTCGTTCGAAAAAGACGATATTCTTGAAAAAGGGGATATTCTCGTCGTACTGGGTAACAGCGGACATATCGAAGCGCTCAGCAAAAAGGTGTGA